Proteins encoded in a region of the Gammaproteobacteria bacterium genome:
- the der gene encoding ribosome biogenesis GTPase Der produces the protein MRPVIALVGRPNVGKSTLFNRLTRSRDALVANIPGLTRDRQYGQGMLGDRAYIVIDTGGITGDEQGIDFEMAAQSLQAVEEADAVLLLMDAKDGLTPVDANLLEHLRKSNKAVSLVINKVDGLDIEQALAEFYVTGMSELFPITATQGRGVRTMMEQVLSRFPVEDEQETQASGPGQGIKIAIAGCPNVGKSTLVNRMLGEERVVVFDQPGTTRDSIYIPFERHGHHYTLIDTAGIRRRGKTRETAEKFSVVKSLQAIQDANVVVMVIDARKGVVEQDLHLLDYVIQAGRGLVIALNKWDGMDAEQKAHVKTEIKRRLSFADFAQVHFISAKYGTAVGDLYKSIHKAYDSAKKELSTNVLTRILQAAVAEHEPPSINNRRIKLRYAHTGGHNPPIIIIHGKQTEKLPDSYRRYLEKYFRQVLKLEGTPVRVEFKSSENPFTEKEKDLRPQQVAQKRRIRKNRQARKARVGS, from the coding sequence ATGAGGCCTGTTATTGCCCTGGTCGGACGTCCGAACGTCGGCAAATCGACCCTTTTCAACCGACTGACCCGCAGTCGGGATGCGCTGGTGGCCAATATTCCGGGGCTCACCCGTGACCGTCAGTACGGGCAGGGTATGCTCGGCGACCGAGCCTATATCGTTATTGATACCGGTGGTATCACCGGCGATGAGCAGGGCATTGACTTTGAAATGGCGGCTCAGTCACTGCAGGCCGTAGAAGAAGCCGATGCGGTTCTGCTGCTGATGGATGCTAAAGACGGTCTCACCCCGGTGGATGCCAACCTGCTGGAGCATCTGCGAAAAAGCAACAAAGCGGTGTCTCTGGTAATCAACAAGGTCGATGGTCTGGATATCGAGCAGGCACTGGCCGAGTTTTATGTCACGGGTATGAGTGAACTGTTTCCCATTACAGCGACCCAGGGGCGTGGCGTCCGCACGATGATGGAGCAGGTCCTGTCCCGGTTTCCTGTCGAAGACGAGCAGGAAACCCAAGCGAGCGGGCCTGGACAGGGCATCAAGATCGCTATTGCCGGGTGCCCCAACGTCGGAAAATCCACCCTGGTCAATCGGATGCTTGGAGAAGAGCGAGTGGTGGTTTTTGATCAGCCCGGGACCACCCGCGATAGCATCTACATACCCTTCGAGCGGCACGGACACCACTACACCCTGATCGATACAGCGGGCATCAGGCGTCGTGGCAAGACCCGGGAAACGGCAGAAAAGTTTTCCGTGGTGAAATCACTGCAGGCCATTCAGGATGCCAACGTCGTGGTCATGGTCATCGATGCCCGCAAGGGTGTTGTCGAACAGGATCTGCACCTGCTTGATTACGTCATCCAGGCGGGTCGTGGCCTCGTGATTGCCTTGAATAAGTGGGATGGCATGGACGCTGAGCAGAAAGCCCACGTGAAGACAGAAATTAAACGACGTCTGTCGTTTGCCGATTTCGCCCAGGTGCATTTTATCTCTGCCAAATACGGCACCGCCGTTGGGGACCTTTACAAATCGATTCATAAGGCCTACGACTCGGCCAAAAAAGAATTGTCCACCAACGTGCTGACCCGGATTCTGCAGGCGGCAGTTGCCGAACACGAGCCGCCTTCGATCAACAATCGCCGTATCAAGTTGCGCTATGCCCACACAGGTGGGCACAACCCTCCTATCATAATCATTCACGGCAAACAGACCGAGAAGCTTCCGGATTCCTATCGGCGTTACCTGGAGAAATATTTTCGTCAGGTGTTAAAGCTGGAAGGAACGCCGGTCAGGGTGGAGTTTAAGAGTAGTGAAAATCCTTTTACGGAAAAAGAAAAAGACCTGAGACCCCAGCAGGTGGCCCAGAAGCGCCGTATCAGGAAAAACCGTCAGGCAAGAAAGGCCAGGGTCGGGTCGTGA
- the bamB gene encoding outer membrane protein assembly factor BamB, with product MHSTKTKLMALAVLALSLNGCSNLNPMNWFPGDEGEQPAELQEIAEEVELRRVWSVKVGNGQGGLYNKLVPAVDGDRIFVASEDGEVMAINIADGELLWRVRTRETITGGVGADNGLVMLGTEDAEVIVFDQADGSERWRAPVTSEVLSPPRSNGDVVVLQTVDDKLIALDAESGERRWIYEANLPVLTLRGTSTPVFVAGAVVAGFSNGTLVAVNAADGIWRWEERVAVPQGRYDIDRVIDVDGDLLVDNNVVLATSYQGNVMGFDAQTGRIVWGMEASSYHGLAQGFGNLYLCDDRSHLVAIRSNTDDEAWRNEELDLREVTAPTVVNNYIAVADFEGYVHLLSQIDGRIVGRTEVDGEGVRARLVARSNTLFAYGNSGRLTALAIQ from the coding sequence ATGCATAGTACGAAAACAAAGCTGATGGCCCTGGCAGTGCTGGCGCTGTCACTGAATGGCTGCAGTAACCTTAATCCCATGAACTGGTTCCCGGGGGATGAGGGTGAGCAGCCCGCTGAACTGCAGGAAATTGCAGAGGAAGTGGAACTGAGGCGGGTCTGGTCAGTCAAGGTTGGCAATGGGCAGGGAGGGCTGTACAACAAGCTGGTACCGGCCGTGGATGGCGACAGAATTTTCGTTGCCAGTGAAGACGGTGAGGTTATGGCCATCAATATCGCCGACGGCGAGCTTCTCTGGCGTGTGCGGACCCGCGAAACTATCACCGGTGGAGTAGGCGCCGATAATGGTCTGGTCATGCTGGGCACCGAAGATGCCGAGGTTATCGTCTTTGATCAGGCCGATGGCAGCGAGCGCTGGCGGGCGCCAGTCACCAGCGAAGTGCTGTCTCCCCCCAGGAGCAACGGCGATGTTGTGGTGTTGCAGACCGTCGATGACAAGCTGATAGCCCTGGATGCGGAATCCGGCGAGCGGCGCTGGATCTACGAGGCGAATCTGCCAGTCCTTACCTTGCGCGGTACCAGTACGCCGGTTTTCGTGGCCGGTGCAGTGGTGGCCGGATTCAGTAACGGCACCCTGGTGGCGGTGAATGCCGCTGACGGAATCTGGCGTTGGGAAGAGCGGGTTGCGGTTCCCCAGGGGCGCTATGATATCGATCGCGTTATCGACGTGGACGGTGACCTGCTGGTAGACAATAACGTCGTACTGGCCACCAGTTATCAGGGCAACGTGATGGGTTTTGACGCGCAGACCGGGCGTATTGTGTGGGGTATGGAAGCCTCAAGTTATCATGGTCTGGCCCAGGGATTCGGTAATCTCTATCTCTGCGATGACCGCAGCCACCTGGTGGCGATTCGCAGTAATACCGACGACGAGGCCTGGCGGAATGAGGAACTGGATCTGCGTGAAGTGACAGCGCCCACGGTGGTTAACAACTACATCGCGGTAGCCGATTTCGAAGGTTATGTCCATCTGCTGTCACAGATTGACGGGCGTATTGTCGGACGTACGGAGGTGGACGGCGAAGGGGTTCGAGCCCGGCTGGTGGCAAGATCAAATACTCTTTTCGCCTACGGTAATAGCGGCAGGCTCACTGCTTTAGCGATACAATAG